Proteins encoded by one window of Lutibacter sp. A64:
- a CDS encoding glycoside hydrolase family 2 TIM barrel-domain containing protein, whose product MRIVKLIGILFFTVFALQSCKKGATHEISINSDWKFKLLSDSNLTEDKMHSIEFDDSSWQQVSLPHTANIEPLVVNNQWQGICWYRKVFDVPKNESDKKVFLELEAAMNYSKIWINGLEVSSHHGGYLPVVVDITNYLKSGDKNVVAIRLDNTDNLVTGPKPLKRLDFNMYGGLYRNAWLTVKNKVYISNPILENKVAGGGIFITYPKVSKEESTINVKTHIVNEERNASNLEVKHAVYYKNELVKEVTSSDVSIMAESDVELEEQISIVNAKLWSPKDPNLYHLETSVLINGNIVDKRTTRFGIREFTFKNDELYINGEKTFLRGVNRHQEYPFVGYALSDNAQYRDAKKIKDGGFNYIRLSHYPHSPAFMDACDELGIVVIDAIMGWQFYNDTDSFREYCYKSATNLIRRDRNRPSVLAWEVSLNETKMPIFFMEELNKIVHAEYPGEHVYSCGWMDDVYDIYLQARQHRILHPHELKENQPYSVSEYGDWEYYSKNAGLNQDKLPNELRDEMSSRQPRANGEVGLLQQAYNVQESHNDNLNTKAYSDSYWVMYDYNRGYHDNIEYSGLMDIFRLPKFGYYFYQSQRTVEDGVVLKLATYWNEKSPTDVKVYSNCDEVKLFLNDKLIATQQPDSDKNTTNLNHPPFTFNVGSFEAGTLKAEGFINGKKVAEDIVITPKKATSLKVWLDESGKAPEAGVNDVLFLYIAAVDENGTIIPEFSDEVELNLEGDVEIMNLEAIKAEAGIASVLIRIGKKKGEVKVIAKSRDLIGEFKLNIE is encoded by the coding sequence ATGAGAATTGTTAAATTAATTGGAATTTTATTTTTTACAGTATTTGCCTTGCAATCTTGTAAAAAAGGTGCAACACATGAAATAAGTATAAATTCAGATTGGAAATTTAAATTGCTAAGTGACTCCAATCTTACTGAAGATAAAATGCATTCAATTGAGTTTGATGACTCAAGTTGGCAACAAGTTAGTTTGCCACACACAGCAAATATTGAACCACTTGTTGTAAATAACCAATGGCAAGGGATTTGTTGGTATCGTAAAGTTTTTGATGTTCCAAAAAATGAATCGGATAAGAAGGTGTTTTTAGAATTAGAAGCAGCTATGAACTATTCTAAAATTTGGATTAATGGATTAGAGGTTTCATCGCATCATGGAGGTTATTTACCAGTAGTAGTAGATATTACAAATTACTTAAAAAGTGGTGATAAAAATGTAGTTGCAATTAGATTAGACAATACAGATAACTTGGTAACTGGTCCAAAGCCATTAAAAAGATTAGACTTTAATATGTATGGTGGTTTGTATAGAAATGCTTGGTTAACTGTAAAAAATAAAGTATATATTTCAAATCCAATTTTAGAAAATAAAGTAGCGGGTGGAGGTATTTTTATTACCTATCCAAAAGTTTCTAAAGAAGAATCTACTATAAATGTTAAAACTCATATTGTAAACGAAGAGAGAAACGCTAGTAATTTAGAAGTAAAACACGCTGTTTATTATAAAAATGAATTGGTTAAAGAAGTGACTTCATCTGATGTTTCAATTATGGCAGAATCAGATGTTGAATTAGAAGAGCAAATTTCTATTGTAAATGCAAAACTTTGGTCTCCAAAAGATCCTAATTTATACCATTTAGAAACTTCAGTTTTAATTAATGGAAATATAGTAGATAAAAGAACTACGCGTTTTGGAATTAGAGAATTTACATTTAAAAACGATGAATTATATATAAATGGAGAAAAAACATTTTTAAGAGGTGTAAATCGCCATCAAGAATATCCTTTTGTTGGTTATGCTTTATCTGACAATGCTCAATATAGAGATGCTAAAAAAATTAAAGATGGAGGCTTCAATTATATAAGATTATCTCACTACCCACATTCACCTGCATTTATGGATGCTTGTGATGAGTTAGGAATAGTTGTAATTGATGCAATTATGGGATGGCAGTTTTATAATGATACCGATTCTTTTAGAGAGTATTGCTATAAGTCAGCTACAAATTTAATTCGTAGAGATAGAAATAGACCAAGTGTTTTAGCTTGGGAAGTTTCGTTAAACGAAACAAAAATGCCCATCTTTTTTATGGAAGAGTTAAATAAAATTGTACATGCAGAGTATCCAGGAGAACACGTATATTCTTGTGGGTGGATGGATGATGTTTATGATATTTATTTACAAGCGCGCCAACATAGAATTTTACATCCTCATGAATTAAAAGAAAATCAGCCTTATTCAGTTTCTGAATATGGAGATTGGGAATATTATTCTAAAAATGCAGGTTTAAATCAAGATAAATTACCAAATGAATTAAGAGATGAAATGAGTAGTAGACAACCACGTGCAAACGGTGAGGTTGGTTTATTACAACAAGCATATAATGTTCAAGAATCTCATAACGATAATTTAAATACTAAAGCATATTCAGATAGTTATTGGGTAATGTATGATTACAATCGTGGATACCATGATAATATAGAATACTCTGGATTAATGGATATTTTTAGATTACCAAAATTTGGATATTATTTTTATCAAAGTCAGAGAACTGTTGAAGATGGTGTTGTTTTAAAATTGGCAACATATTGGAACGAAAAATCACCAACTGATGTAAAAGTTTACTCAAACTGTGATGAGGTGAAATTATTTTTAAATGATAAATTAATTGCAACGCAACAACCAGATTCAGATAAGAATACAACCAATTTAAATCATCCACCATTTACCTTTAATGTTGGTTCTTTTGAAGCAGGAACCCTAAAAGCAGAAGGATTTATTAATGGTAAAAAAGTTGCAGAAGATATAGTAATCACACCCAAAAAAGCAACAAGTTTAAAAGTTTGGTTGGACGAAAGTGGGAAAGCTCCAGAAGCAGGAGTAAATGATGTATTATTCTTATACATTGCTGCTGTTGATGAGAATGGAACTATAATTCCTGAATTTTCAGATGAAGTTGAATTAAATTTAGAAGGAGATGTTGAAATTATGAATTTAGAAGCTATTAAAGCAGAAGCAGGTATTGCATCGGTTTTAATTAGAATTGGAAAAAAGAAAGGTGAAGTTAAAGTAATCGCTAAATCAAGAGATTTAATAGGTGAGTTTAAGTTAAACATTGAATAA